Proteins encoded by one window of Aspergillus chevalieri M1 DNA, chromosome 6, nearly complete sequence:
- the pre8 gene encoding proteasome core particle subunit alpha 2 (BUSCO:EOG092645G0;~COG:O;~EggNog:ENOG410PHVE;~InterPro:IPR034644,IPR029055,IPR001353,IPR023332;~MEROPS:MER0004996;~PFAM:PF00227;~go_component: GO:0005839 - proteasome core complex [Evidence IEA];~go_component: GO:0019773 - proteasome core complex, alpha-subunit complex [Evidence IEA];~go_process: GO:0051603 - proteolysis involved in cellular protein catabolic process [Evidence IEA]) has translation MRWSSTATNGIVLATEKKSSSPLIDPPSLSKISLITPDIGMVYAGMGPDYRVLVDKARKVSHTGYKRIYNEYPPTRILVQDVARVVQEATQSGGVRPYGVSLLIAGWDEGVEPNTGEAQRGDDADDVKKATGQTGGILKGGPSLYQVDPSGSYYPWKATAIGKHATSAKTFLEKRYTEELELEDAIHIALLTLKESIEGEMNGDTIELGIVGDPADSLLGYEGVEGARGPRFRKLTKEQIEDYLSHL, from the exons ATGCGTTGGTCTTCTACAGCCACGAACGGAATTGTGCTTGCTACCGAAAAGAAGTCCTCCTCGCCGCTCATTGaccctccctccctctccaaGATTTCCTTGATCACACCGGACATTGGCATGGTCTATGCGGGAATGGGTCCCGACTACCGTGTTCTTGTCGATAAGGCACGGAAGGTTTCCCACACTGGTTACAAGCGGATCTATAACGAATACCCCCCGACTCGCATTCTCGTGCAAGACGTCGCCCGTGTCGTGCAAGAAGCAACACAGTCTGGTGGTGTCAGGCCATACGGTGTCAGTTTGTTAATTGCAGGATGGGATGAGGGTGTTGAGCCCAACACAGGAGAGGCCCAACGGGGTGACGACGCAGACGATGTCAAGAAGGCGACTGGCCAGACTGGGGGTATTCTTAAGGGCGGCCCAAGCTTGTACCAGGTTGACCCCAGCGGTAGTTACTACCCCTGGAAGGCCACGGCTATTGGCAAGCACGCAACCAGCGCAAAGACATTCCTTGAGAAGCGATACACCGaagagctggagctggaagACGCCATTCATATTGCTCTGCTGACTCTGAAGGAGAGCATTGAGGGTGAAATGAACGGTGACACAATAGAGCTCG GTATTGTTGGTGACCCTGCCGACAGCCTGCTGGGCTACGAAGGTGTCGAGGGGGCCCGGGGACCGCGGTTTAGGAAGTTGACGAAGGAGCAGATTGAGGATTATCTCAGTCATCTATGA
- a CDS encoding uncharacterized protein (COG:O;~EggNog:ENOG410PJZX;~InterPro:IPR013083,IPR011016;~PFAM:PF12906;~TransMembrane:2 (i147-173o255-275i);~go_function: GO:0008270 - zinc ion binding [Evidence IEA]), whose product MDLRSEPRWQWPSSSSAPSSSEAPRTSDPPPKRTETSDAANSESSKKRYGPRECRICLETVYPTFHPPSENLPGFLQPKPRVVYESSDPESGRLLRPCRCKGSSRYVHEGCLQSWRHADPGYAKRNYWQCPTCGFQYRLERLRWSRWISSAMTQITLTLGILVLTVFLLGFVADPIINLYVDPVDTIYHVEYWESSLGRDVRRDVPSYSWIEHFAKGFTSLGVLSLIKTLLGSLSWQIWVRSSTLNGRNSGRNRAASITWIMIALGVLTFLVAVYKGVRSWSRRTLEKAGERVLDVPLPDDDDEDEQAPSSGDTQGQSKKDD is encoded by the exons ATGGACTTGCGAAGTGAGCCACGCTGGCAGTGGCCGTCAAGCTCCTCTGCTCCCTCGAGCTCAGAAGCACCCCGGACTTCTGACCCCCCCCCAAAACGCACAGAGACAAGCGATGCTGCGAACTCGGAGAGTTCCAAAAAGCGCTACGGACCCCGCGAATGCCGCATCTGCTTGGAGACAGTCTACCCGACCTTTCATCCTCCCTCTGAGAACCTGCCGGGGTTTCTTCAGCCTAAGCCGCGGGTGGTATATGAGTCCTCTGATCCGGAATCTGGTCGGCTCCTGCGACCCTGCAGATGCAAGGGGTCCTCGCGATACGTCCATGAAGGTTGTCTTCAATCGTGGCGACACGCAGACCCAGGCTACGCCAAGAGAAACTACTGGCAGTGCCCGACTTGTGGGTTCCAGTATCGTTTGGAACGTTTGAGGTGGTCGCGTTGGATCAGTAGCGCCATGACCCAAATTACATTGACCTTGGGAATTTTAGTGCTCACTGTCTTTTTGCTTGGTTTCGTTGCTGACCCAATTATCAACCTTTACGTGGATCCCGTGGACACCATCTATCATGTCGAGTATTGGGAGTCCAGCCTTGGCAGAGATGTCAGGCGAGACGTTCCAAGTTACTCTTGGATAGAACACTTTGCGAAGGGTTTTACGTCATTGGGCGTCCTATCTTTAATCAAGACACTCCTGGGGTCATTATCATGGCAGATATGGGTACGCAGCTCGACTCTCAACGGAAGAAACTCCGGTAGGAATCGAGCGGCTTCCATAACCTGGATTATGATTGCGCTTGGTGTTCTGACTTTCCTTGTG GCTGTTTATAAGGGTGTAAGAAGCTGGAGCCGAAGGACTTTGGAAAAGGCAGGGGAACGCGTCCTGGACGTCCCATTAcctgatgacgatgatgaggacgaacAGGCTCCCTCATCTGGTGACACCCAAGGACAATCCAAAAAGGATGACTAG
- the OLE1_2 gene encoding stearoyl-CoA 9-desaturase sdeA (COG:I;~EggNog:ENOG410Q2RD;~InterPro:IPR001199,IPR009160,IPR001522,IPR015876, IPR005804,IPR036400,IPR018506;~PFAM:PF00173,PF00487;~TransMembrane:5 (o35-55i62-83o95-115i179-197o203-228i);~go_component: GO:0016021 - integral component of membrane [Evidence IEA];~go_function: GO:0004768 - stearoyl-CoA 9-desaturase activity [Evidence IEA];~go_function: GO:0016717 - oxidoreductase activity, acting on paired donors, with oxidation of a pair of donors resulting in the reduction of molecular oxygen to two molecules of water [Evidence IEA];~go_function: GO:0020037 - heme binding [Evidence IEA];~go_process: GO:0006629 - lipid metabolic process [Evidence IEA];~go_process: GO:0006636 - unsaturated fatty acid biosynthetic process [Evidence IEA];~go_process: GO:0055114 - oxidation-reduction process [Evidence IEA]) — translation MSAKADSRPKATDSKKVHIADTPLTRQNWYKHVNWLNVFLIVGIPIYGCIQAFWVPLQLKTAIWAVVYYFFTGLGITAGYHRLWAHCSYSATLPLRIWLAAVGGGAVEGSIRWWARDHRAHHRYTDTDKDPYSVRKGLLYSHLGWMVMKQNPKRIGRTDITDLNEDPVVVWQHRNYLKVVFTMGLAVPMLVAGLGWGDWWGGFVYAGILRIFFVQQATFCVNSLAHWLGEQPFDDRNSPRDHLITAFATLGEGYHNFHHEFPSDYRNAIEWHQYDPTKWTIWMWKSLGLAYDLKKFRSNEIEKGRLQQLQKKIDQKRARLDWGVPLDQLPVLEWDDYVDQAKNGRGLIAIAGVVHDVTDFIKDHPGGKAMINSGIGKDATAMFNGGVYYHSNAAHNLLSTMRVGVIRGGCEVEIWKRAQKESSDYVRDATGQRIVRAGEQVTKIPEPIPTADAA, via the exons ATGTCGGCCAAGGCAGACTCCCGCCCTAAGGCTACCGATTCCAAGAAGGTCCATATCGCCGATACGCCTCTCACTCGCCAGAACTGGTACAAGCATGTCAACTGGTTGAacgtcttcctcatcgtaGGAATTCCCATCTATGGCTGTATTCAGGCCTTCTGGGTGCCATTGCAGCTCAAGACTGCCATCTGGGCCGTTGTCTACTACTTTTTCACTGGTCTCGGAATCACTGCTG GATACCACCGTCTCTGGGCTCACTGCTCGTACTCCGCTACCCTTCCGCTCCGTATCTGGCTCGCCGCTGTTGGAGGTGGTGCCGTCGAGGGTTCCATCCGTTGGTGGGCTCGTGACCACCGCGCTCACCACCGTTATACCGACACCGACAAGGACCCCTACTCGGTCCGCAAGGGTCTGCTCTACTCCCACCTAGGATGGATGGTCATGAAGCAGAACCCCAAGCGCATTGGCCGGACCGACATCACCGACTTGAACGAAGACCCCGTCGTCGTGTGGCAGCACCGCAACTACCTCAAGGTGGTTTTCACCATGGGTCTGGCTGTTCCCATGCTGGTTGCTGGTCTCGGATGGGGTGACTGGTGGGGTGGCTTCGTCTATGCCGGTATCCTCCGCATTTTCTTCGTCCAGCAGGCTACCTTCTGCGTCAACTCCCTTGCCCACTGGTTGGGTGAGCAGCCCTTTGACGACCGCAACTCCCCCCGTGACCACCTGATCACTGCCTTTGCCACCCTCGGCGAAGGTTACCACAACTTCCACCACGAATTCCCCTCCGACTACCGCAATGCCATTGAGTGGCACCAGTACGACCCCACCAAGTGGACCATCTGGATGTGGAAGTCCTTGGGCCTGGCCTATGACCTCAAGAAGTTCCGCTCCAACGAGATCGAGAAGGGTCGTCTGCAGCAGTTGCAGAAGAAGATCGATCAGAAGCGTGCCAGGCTCGACTGGGGTGTTCCTCTGGACCAGCTCCCTGTTCTCGAATGGGATGACTATGTCGACCAGGCCAAGAACGGACGTGGCCTCATTGCCATTGCCGGTGTGGTGCACGACGTGACTGATTTCATCAAGGACCACCCTGGTGGCAAGGCCATGATCAACTCCGGTATTGGCAAGGACGCTACCGCCATGTTCAACGGCGGTGTCTACTACCACTCCAACGCCGCCCACAACCTGCTCTCGACCATGCGGGTGGGTGTGATCCGCGGTGGCTGCGAAGTCGAGATCTGGAAACGCGCTCAAAAGGAGAGCAGCGATTATGTCCGGGATGCCACCGGTCAGCGTATTGTCCGGGCTGGCGAGCAGGTGACCAAGATCCCTGAGCCTATCCCCACGGCCGATGCCGCATGA
- a CDS encoding MOSC domain protein (COG:S;~EggNog:ENOG410PKYB;~InterPro:IPR005302,IPR005303,IPR011037;~PFAM:PF03476,PF03473;~TransMembrane:1 (o6-25i);~go_function: GO:0003824 - catalytic activity [Evidence IEA];~go_function: GO:0030151 - molybdenum ion binding [Evidence IEA];~go_function: GO:0030170 - pyridoxal phosphate binding [Evidence IEA]), which translates to MLPQSDAAPIITIICILPILLILNLKTHRQRHPRGCRRLGLSPGKSNLHDEYHPKYTQGVPETHHDANGKPSWRIKALFTYPIKSCAGVELDVSDVVPTGLKYDRQFCFAEYVVPKQQDTEPHWTARTLRDKRFERMALLRTEIWVPDSSAADYAPDLDEVKSEGVMVVSYPRTFAGATSFLGKLGIALGIISKERSFQVPLSPPPDNLPSYPCKPVRIWKDSPIAYNYAIHIPPSLHTYLASDTLTLFRANPSHHREIFRCAPPKETLGFQTVTDFADAYPIHLLTLSSVRDVASRCVADIPRLSIRRFRANIIVQGPAAFEEDQWKKIVIGGVGEGVEVHTVCRTVRCRLPNVDPDTGLRHPCEPDRTLRGYRRIDPGCLAYACLGMQLVPAVERFRVSVDDPISVLEIGEHFYIKMLAAGEKIPGE; encoded by the exons ATGCTCCCACAATCCGATGCTGCACCCATCATCACAATCATATGTATACTCCcaatcctcctcatcctcaacctTAAAACACACCGACAAAGACACCCACGTGGCTGCCGCAGACTAGGCCTGTCCCCAGGAAAAAGCAACCTCCACGACGAATACCACCCTAAATACACCCAGGGGGTTCCAGAAACCCACCACGACGCCAACGGCAAGCCCTCATGGCGCATCAAAGCCCTATTCACATATCCAATCAAGAGCTGTGCTGGTGTCGAGCTGGATGTATCTGATGTCGTCCCTACGGGATTGAAGTATGACCGGCAGTTCTGTTTTGCTGAGTATGTTGTGCCTAAACAGCAGGATACTGAACCGCATTGGACGGCGAGGACGCTTCGTGATAAGCGCTTTGAGCGGATGGCGTTGCTTAGGACGGAGATTTGGGTGCCTGATTCTTCGGCTGCAGATTATGCGCCGGATTTGGATGAGGTGAAATCTGAAGGCGTGATGGTTGTTTCCTACCCGCGGACGTTCGCTGGTGCCACATCTTTCCTAGGGAAGCTCGGGATAGCACTGGGCATTATATCCAAAGAACGATCCTTCCAGGTTCCCCTCTCGCCACCCCCAGACAACCTCCCATCCTACCCCTGCAAACCCGTTAGAATCTGGAAAGATTCCCCCATAGCCTACAACTACGCAATCCACATCCCTCCCTCCCTGCACACGTACCTAGCCTCAGACACGCTAACCCTCTTCCGCGCAAACCCCTCTCACCATCGCGAAATCTTCCGCTGCGCACCACCAAAGGAAACACTAGGCTTCCAAACTGTCACCGATTTCGCAGATGCCTACCCAATCCACCTCCTCACCCTATCCAGCGTGCGCGACGTAGCTTCGCGCTGTGTGGCTGATATTCCGCGTCTGAGCATCCGGCGCTTCCGCGCGAATATAATCGTCCAGGGTCCTGCGGCGTTTGAGGAAGATCAATGGAAGAAGATTGTTATCGGTGGTGTCGGGGAAGGGGTTGAGGTTCATACCGTTTGTCGGACGGTGAGGTGTCGGCTGCCGAATGTTGATCCGGATACTGGGTTGAGGCATCCTTGTGAGCCGGATCGGACGCTGCGCGGGTATCGGAGGATTGATCCGGGGTGTTTGGCGTATGCTTGTTTGGGGATGCAGCTTGTTCCGGCTGTGGAGA GATTTAGGGTATCAGTGGATGATCCAATTTCTGTGCTGGAGATAGGGGAGCATTTTTATATTAAGATGTTGGCTGCTGGGGAGAAGATCCCAGGGGAATAG
- a CDS encoding uncharacterized protein (COG:S;~EggNog:ENOG410Q1TV;~TransMembrane:6 (o23-47i54-78o84-106i118-144o164-182i203-223o)), with product MTLPNPINEITGSLYHYAPGYKILLSTFIAVSWYNATELLILIFCTFRRYHGLYFWSLLVSSCLGVTPYSLGFLLKFFSGYSPFIGVSLLTVGWWCMVTGQSMVLYSRLHLVVRDERLLRKVLVMIWVNFVVLHIPTTVLTYGSNARNMRSGEFVRGYNIMEKIQMTGFTVQELIISGLYIFETIRLLKLGWDENKRRIMHRLVGINVVMLLLDLILLALEYANQYALQITLKGMFYSIKLKLEFAVLGKLVDVVCGEHLPSQLVFEEPGMPLNPVGTSIASSSRLLDARPIHTPESTAQTVRPGVSSGKNSSLERISTWVERQRRNDS from the coding sequence ATGACCCTCCCTAACCCCATCAATGAAATCACCGGCTCCCTCTACCACTACGCCCCGGGGTACAAGATCCTACTATCAACCTTCATCGCGGTCTCCTGGTACAATGCCACCGagctcctcatcctcatcttctgcACCTTCCGCCGCTACCACGGCCTCTACTTCTGGAGCCTGCTGGTCTCGTCCTGTCTAGGGGTGACGCCGTACTCGCTGGGGTTCCTCCTTAAATTTTTCTCCGGGTACAGCCCGTTCATCGGCGTTTCGCTGTTGACGGTTGGCTGGTGGTGCATGGTGACCGGGCAGTCGATGGTGCTGTATTCGCGGCTGCATCTCGTTGTCCGGGACGAGCGGCTGCTGCGCAAGGTGCTGGTTATGATCTGGGTTAATTTCGTGGTGCTGCATATCCCCACCACGGTGCTGACGTATGGGTCGAATGCGCGGAATATGCGGTCGGGGGAGTTTGTGCGGGGTTATAATATCATGGAGAAGATCCAGATGACTGGGTTTACGGTGCAGGAGTTGATTATCTCGGGGCTTTATATCTTCGAGACGATCCGGTTGCTGAAGTTGGGGTGGGATGAAAATAAGCGGAGGATTATGCATCGGCTTGTCGGGATCAACGTTGTGATGTTGCTTTTAGATTTGATTCTTTTGGCGCTGGAGTATGCAAATCAGTATGCACTGCAAATCACGCTCAAGGGTATGTTTTATAGCATCAAGCTGAAGCTTGAGTTTGCCGTGCTGGGGAAATTGGTCGATGTTGTTTGTGGTGAGCATTTGCCTTCGCAGTTGGTTTTTGAGGAGCCGGGGATGCCGTTGAATCCGGTTGGCACGTCTATTGCGTCGTCTAGTCGGCTGCTCGATGCAAGGCCGATTCATACTCCAGAGTCGACAGCGCAAACGGTGCGGCCGGGTGTGTCGAGTGGGAAAAATTCGAGCTTAGAGCGGATTTCTACCTGGGTAGAGAGGCAGCGGCGGAATGATTCGTGA
- a CDS encoding nucleobase:cation symporter-2 family protein (COG:P;~EggNog:ENOG410PFK4;~InterPro:IPR006042,IPR006043;~PFAM:PF00860;~TransMembrane:12 (i63-88o100-118i130-158o178-199i206-224o259-278i290-309o329-346i416-438o444-464i476-496o516-536i);~go_component: GO:0016020 - membrane [Evidence IEA];~go_function: GO:0022857 - transmembrane transporter activity [Evidence IEA];~go_process: GO:0055085 - transmembrane transport [Evidence IEA]) — protein sequence MDLDQYPTRSWTERARRIVKTFTTKDGLVGDYDYAYLFTPRIPFTKKSRQSAPFFGLDDQVPVLLALLLGLQHTLAMLAGVISPPILLGGSSGANFGTETYQYLVSTSLITAGLLSLIQMTRMHIWKTKYYVGTGLISVVGCSFATITVASGTFTQMYSSGYCPVDTEGNRLPCPRGYGALLGTSCLCSLLEIGLSFLSSKVLKRLFPPLVTGPTVLSIGASLLETGMKDWAGGSGSCGNDPASRALCPSADAPHALPWGSAEFIGLGFLVFVTIIICERFGAPIMKSCAVIIGLLVGCIVAGACGYFDRSGIDAAPVASFIWVKTFPLTIYPPLILPLLAVYIVVMMESIGDITATCDVSRCEVEGPEFDSRIQGGVLGNGITCLLAGLCTLTPMSVFAQNNGVIALTKCANRKAGYCCCFFLLVMGIFARFAAALVAIPSPVFGGMTTFLFSSVAVSGIKIIASVPFTRRNRFILTASFAIGMAATLVPDWFSYVFTYSGDNHGLTGLLDAIDLVMENGFAITALIGLVLNLILPENPDEEMAIVNAHMQAPVSQENKNEERSSSKAESEPSGSAAV from the coding sequence ATGGATCTCGACCAATATCCCACACGCTCCTGGACAGAACGGGCCAGACGCATCGTCAAGACATTTACCACGAAAGACGGCCTCGTCGGCGACTATGACTACGCTTACCTCTTCACCCCTCGCATCCCTTTCACCAAAAAGTCCCGACAGTCCGCTCCCTTTTTCGGTCTCGATGATCAAGTCCCTGTCCTCCTGGCTTTGCTGCTAGGTCTGCAACACACCCTGGCCATGTTGGCCGGCGTTATCTCCCCTCCTATCCTGCTGGGGGGTTCGTCGGGTGCGAATTTCGGGACCGAAACGTATCAGTACCTCGTGTCGACTTCGCTGATCACCGCTGGGCTGCTGTCCCTGATTCAGATGACGCGGATGCATATATGGAAGACAAAGTATTATGTTGGAACTGGGTTGATTTCCGTGGTAGGGTGCTCGTTTGCGACGATTACTGTTGCCAGTGGTACCTTCACCCAGATGTACTCGTCGGGGTATTGTCCGGTTGACACCGAGGGAAACCGTCTGCCATGTCCACGCGGATACGGCGCATTGCTGGGAACCTCGTGTCTGTGTTCGTTGCTGGAAATAGGCCTGTCCTTCCTGAGCAGCAAGGTCCTGAAACGCCTCTTTCCGCCGCTCGTCACCGGCCCGACTGTCCTATCAATTGGAGCCTCGCTTCTGGAAACCGGCATGAAGGACTGGGCTGGTGGCTCAGGTAGCTGTGGAAATGACCCGGCCAGCCGTGCCCTGTGCCCCAGTGCAGACGCTCCACACGCCCTCCCTTGGGGCAGCGCCGAGTTCATTGGTCTAGGGTTTCTGGTCTTtgtcaccatcatcatctgTGAACGCTTCGGAGCACCTATCATGAAATCCTGCGCTGTCATCATCGGTCTCTTGGTGGGATGTATTGTCGCAGGCGCCTGCGGGTACTTTGATCGTTCCGGAATTGACGCCGCCCCAGTTGCCTCGTTCATCTGGGTCAAAACCTTCCCTCTAACCATCTACCCCCCGTTAATCCTCCCGCTGCTGGCCGTGTACATCGTGGTCATGATGGAATCCATCGGCGACATCACAGCCACCTGCGACGTCTCCCGCTGCGAAGTTGAAGGCCCCGAGTTCGACTCTCGCATTCAAGGCGGCGTCCTAGGGAACGGCATAACCTGCCTCCTCGCCGGCCTATGCACCCTCACCCCCATGTCCGTCTTCGCACAGAACAATGGCGTCATCGCCCTGACCAAATGCGCCAACCGCAAGGCCGgatactgctgctgctttttCCTGCTGGTCATGGGCATTTTCGCCAGGTTCGCTGCTGCCCTAGTCGCCATTCCCAGTCCGGTTTTCGGCGGCATGAcgacttttctcttctcgtCGGTTGCTGTCTCTGGTATCAAAATCATCGCGTCTGTGCCGTTTACCCGACGTAATCGCTTTATTCTCACTGCGTCTTTTGCCATCGGTATGGCTGCCACCTTGGTACCAGATTGGTTCTCGTACGTTTTTACATACAGCGGCGACAACCACGGCTTGACGGGCCTGCTCGATGCGATAGACCTGGTGATGGAGAATGGCTTTGCGATCACCGCGTTGATCGGATTAGTGTTGAACCTCATTCTACCCGAGAATCCGGATGAGGAGATGGCCATCGTGAACGCCCACATGCAGGCCCCGGTTAGCCAGGAAAACAAGAACGAGGAACGGTCGAGTAGTAAAGCGGAGTCGGAGCCTTCTGGTTCTGCCGCTGTATAA
- a CDS encoding uncharacterized protein (COG:S;~EggNog:ENOG410PPMP;~InterPro:IPR013632,IPR027417,IPR020588;~PFAM:PF08423;~go_function: GO:0003677 - DNA binding [Evidence IEA];~go_function: GO:0005524 - ATP binding [Evidence IEA];~go_function: GO:0008094 - DNA-dependent ATPase activity [Evidence IEA];~go_process: GO:0006281 - DNA repair [Evidence IEA]) — protein MSQQDLLGLASEESHRVIPISASQSLHASAGASATPGAISTGLSRLDEALCPPSGEDVPGSTTSSPGILCGQVTEVYGPPGVGKTALALSTAVNALLDRRKVVWIDTMSPLPRPRLRKMLRKALESIEGDRSEEDAIQNLHYFRTASLPHLLALLFRPPKLFPPDDTSLLVVDSISGPFPSYFPNPTELRARLAQSDITDKTKIQWLMNRRWNVTSDLANQLMKLATTRRLAVLAINQTHTKIKGQPRATLCPVLAGGAWENCIATRVVLYRDFCTVVEEDLPILVNARFAEVMKRSGRILALRLEENIVPFATESDGLRGMEKKQPPSVTPQVAEPRELLSQPASQPASQPPSQPAGQLASQRKRKVDEIADSEDDEDDSDGDYGWAEDDDALLQNPEKQYL, from the exons ATGAGCCAGCAGGATCTTTTGGGGCTTGCCAGCGAGGAATCCC ATCGCGTGATTCCCATCTCAGCATCGCAGTCTCTGCACGCGTCGGCCGGCGCGTCTGCCACTCCGGGCGCGATTTCAACGGGGTTATCGAGACTCGATGAGGCGCTCTGTCCGCCTTCTGGAGAGGATGTACCTGGGTCCACTACCTCCAGTCCGGGAATTCTCTGCGGTCAGGTTACGGAGGTCTATGGGCCACCCGGCGTGGGGAAGACGGCGTTGGC ATTGAGTACGGCAGTCAATGCCCTACTAGATAGACGGAAAGTGGTTTGGATTG ATACCATGTCACCTCTACCGAGACCCCGCCTCAGGAAGATGCTCCGGAAGGCACTGGAATCCATTGAAGGCGACAGGTCAGAAGAAGACGCAATCCAGAACCTGCACTACTTCCGTACTGCGTCCCTCCCACATCTTCTCGCGTTATTATTCCGTCCACCGAAGTTATTCCCCCCGGACGACACCTCACTCCTGGTAGTCGACTCAATATCCGGCCCATTCCCCTCCTACTTCCCCAACCCAACAGAACTACGAGCGCGTCTCGCGCAATCAGACATCACAGACAAGACCAAGATCCAATGGCTCATGAACCGGCGCTGGAACGTGACAAGCGACCTAGCCAATCAATTAATGAAACTGGCCACCACACGTCGACTGGCGGTGCTTGCTATTAACCAGACGCATACCAAGATCAAGGGACAGCCGCGTGCAACGCTCTGTCCTGTGTTGGCGGGCGGCGCGTGGGAGAATTGTATCGCTACGAGGGTTGTACTGTATCGTGATTTTTGCACAGTGGTGGAAGAGGATTTGCCTATTTTGGTTAATGCGCGCTTTGCAGAGGTCATGAAACGGTCAGGAAGGATTTTGGCATTGAGGTTGGAAGAGAATATTGTTCCGTTCGCTACTGAGTCG GACGGTCTCCGTGGGATGGAAAAGAAGCAGCCCCCCAGTGTTACTCCGCAGGTAGCAGAACCACGCGAGCTTCTATCCCAGCCAGCGAGTCAGCCGGCAAGTCAACCACCCAGTCAACCAGCCGGCCAGCTAGCGAGCCAAAGAAAGCGGAAAGTTGATGAAATTGCGGACAGTGaggatgacgaagatgactCTGATGGGGACTACGGATGGGCCGAGGACGATGATGCCCTACTCCAGAATCCAGAGAAGCAATATCTTTAG